In the Salvia miltiorrhiza cultivar Shanhuang (shh) chromosome 8, IMPLAD_Smil_shh, whole genome shotgun sequence genome, TTAGGCTACTTCAAAAGTTTACTCATAAATAAATTTCGAATTGATTCACAATTTTGCATAATTCATTTGTAGAATCGTATGTGTTGCATTGACTCACAATTCATTAATTTGGTAACTTGAATCCTATATGTTGAATCGATCATGGTGAGGTTAATGTTGAAGCTTTTCTGGAAATTGTGGCAGGTTTCGAAGCTTTTCTGAATCTAGGGATTTCGAATGTAAATTGAGGGTTTATTTGTGGTGCGTTGCTTGCCTTGTCAGTGGTTGCTTGATAGAGGCGAGAAGAACACCAGCGGCGGCGCTAACTTCAAGATTTTGGGGAGGGAGAGGAAGATCGCCGGCGAAGTTAAGATTGCTGGgaatttggggggtgggggaggAAGACGGGTTGGGAggtattttttcattatttttaattaaaaataaaattaaaattttagattaattaatttaaaatttagaataaaaaataattttaaattattaattatataaataaatttgcaaacatacttaaataattaaataatagcTCCTTAAATCACGTGTCCAAAATAAACATCTCAATTTCGATGGGACGAATAGAGTATTTCTTTTAGGCAAAAGAGTAAGTTTATCAATTCAAATAAAATGTATAATTTCAAGAAGCTTAAAAAAGGAAAGTAAACTTTCAAATCATTATATTTTGAGTGACAATAACGTAACAAGCCAATTCATAAGCCGATCTACTTGCATCTCTCTGACTCTGAGCATGGCGAAAGTCGAGCACCACATGCATGTATTGTAAACAACGAGTCAGTGAAAACGGGCATCAGACCAATATCTTGTTTAAAGCAGAACTTAATTCCCAACAACCGTATGCAATTCACTATACAGACCAATGACATGAATGTTGTCAAAtattaatactatatttttacttttatttcttaattagtAAATGAGGCATTCTGTAACCGTCTGTGTCTATCTATAGTCCACTTTTTGTTATCGACCTTTTAGCAATACTAGATAGAGTTTCATGAATATGAAGAGAATGAACTCTTTTTATAtttctttccatcaaaaggTTATGTCATGAAGGAaatcttgctttttcttgttaaAATTTTCCTTGAAAATATTAAATACCACCAATAATTCCTTTTCTACATTTACTCTAACTTGCATACCACAAAGACATGTGCATATAATATAAGGAGTTATATCATAAAAAGTCACATTTTATCATGAGAATTAAGAGGACAACACTCACTCACATATAAAGTTATTGCATTCACTATTAAATAAATTGTACttggaaaaattaaaataaggggGAAAAAATTCTGCTTCCTTCAAGATTCAAATCTAAGTATTGCATTCATCCCTTAAAATGATACATTCATCATGAATTTTCATGAATAAAGAGTTGAGAATGATTCTGGCGGTTCTCATTTTCACAAAATATTCTTATTTTCAGTAAAAAGAAAGAGACCAATAAATATATCctgaaatattaaaaatatttttactagCTTTCGATCGCATGCATCCATTTAATCATACGAATTCGGTTCACATCCTACATCAATGCATGACAAAAACATGTCAATCACTATAATGATCTAACAACAAATGAGATCTTTATATTTAGTCCTTCATGAGAAAAACTTATCTGACTATTTGATTGATAATAGTAATAGTTAAGATTTCTATTTGGGTGCATTCGGTTATTATACCACTATATTCATTACTAGAGACTtttaaaatacacaaatatatatacatggataTATATGTGAATGTTTCCTTCTCTTCTTGGTGTTCTAGTGAACACAAACTGTCTTTTTTGTAATGCTCTTGGTACCTTTAATTTggtttttctttccttttgtcAATATAGTTTATTTTTCACTGatcaaaaaatatactatatacaTGATATCAATAACTCCATATTTCTAGTATTCTTCTACCCTAAAGCAATGTGGATTAAATTGTCACAAAAATaagtatctctctctctctttatatatatatatatatatatatatagaggtgggctaaaataaaaacagtattttttgtataaaataggaaccgaTCTCAGCCATTGATTTGTCAAGATCCTACTGCCATAGTTAATCCCAATTGATAACCTATGTTTACACGTCTAGATGCTGAGAGGATAGGGATGtcattttaattattcattattgGTTACCATATCTTATTTAATTACTCACATATTCTTGccatatcaaatcaaatcttcaCACCGTAGACAAATTTGGACTTCACTTTTTTATATAGATGCAAAACACATAGCAGATCAAAaattcaataaatcaaaaattaaattgaacaaATCGAAAATTAAATTGCATGAGTTACCTGTTGACAGATCGAAAATTAAGTTGTATGAATTGCGTTTTGATACAGcatgaattgaaaattaaattgtatgCATTACGTGTTGATACAACACGaatcgaaaattattttaatttgcattaCGTGCtgttaaaataattcatgctaTCAATTGTGTGATTCATTACTCGTGTGAATATCATAgtcatattaattataaattacgTTTTGATACAACacatattgaaaattaaattgtatgCATTACTTATTGATGCAGCACGAATCGAAAATTAAATTGTATGCATTACGTATTGATGCAGCACGaatcgaaaattattttaattcgaTTAAGGAATTGCTAAAATAATTCATGTAATCAAAcgttttaattcatttaaaaagTTTAATGAATCGATGATTAAATAACCCACCGGAAGATAAAactttttaattcatttaaaacaAAGAATCAGAAAATCGGTGACGAAGCCTCGTTGCACTCATCGAGGGGATTAGATTAGGTCTTCGCCATTAACACAAAATATAAATCTGGGCTGcttgtattttttttcgatTAAACTGGACGAATGAGATTCgcaaattttagaaaaatcgCCTGCGAAAATAAAAACCAGAAACCCTAACTCTATACCGCTTCGTTCATACGCAGATTGTTTGTGTACTgggttttttaatttattaaatacaaTTGATTTGATACACATTCATtgattcaaatattttaattgattcaCTCCCTGGCTCCCTGCGAATATGCATGCAGCCACCAATTGTAATCACAACAAGATTTAATTTCCTTATTGATTGTGCACAATTTTTGGAGAAGAGTAATTGAGATAAAGAGCCACAAATAAAATTTCCAATGTACCCTTAGCTTTAGAAACGTATGAATATTGATTAAAAAGCTtcgaattaaattaattggtaAATCTAAGATCTTGGCCGTCCAACTACTACATATCTATGGCTTAGattagttcctattttatacactgtgttttcaccctagccatcccctatatatatatatatatatatatatatatatatatataggggcgcgctccagtgagaccccctatttttcgtgtaacatgagtacaatgaataagacatataatactaatgaacaaaacgtatatctaaagaacaagatgtatatactgatgaaaaataaaatttaaaaaattcgtaatgaataatacatatatactgatgaacagggccgtatatactgatgaacaatgcagtatatactgatgaataacaaaatttaaaatattctgctccatccaggattcgaaccctgcgaaaaaaaatcaccctccagatgcaatatcagccataggattgataaaacaaacgcaccagatcgtgccctagatctcactaaaattagggggtctcattggagcgccccctatatatatatatcggttcaaataaaaatcaaatcaaacaaaaataaacttatagtaaaacaaaaacatttTTTCAATCTTTTGATTGCCGAAGATCCACGTTTTAGGATTTAGAGGATATAATAACTACATCATcacattttttttagagaaaaaaCTACATCATCACATTAAATAGCCACTAAGCAAATATGTCAATGAAATGGAAAAATCATGTATACATAATCAAACTACAATGTGATGAAATAGTACATGACACATTCAGCACATTTACAATATAAAGTTTGTCATCTTTACaagcaaaaaataattaaagaaaatggACGCATTTATGTGTTTCAAACTCAATTAAATATCCACCTATTTTTACATGAAAGCTAAATAAATTTACTTTCAACTTAAAAAGATGAAATACTAGACCATTACTACTTTCTATAAAGTACATTTCCCTTTCCACGAGCATAATAAGGAAGTACCAAATTAATGAAAATCGGCAGAGTGTACTAATTTGACCTTTTATCACGGAACGTCATTTTTTAATTACGCAAACCTATAATGCTTCCAATAATTTGGATTGCTAGTAACAAATTTATACTATTAGTTTTACaaataaatattgtatataGACTTATAGAgtatcccttttttttttttttatctcaaagGAGAAGTTATAGAGGGGTCCGAACTGCGGTTTTGGACAATGTGAAGGTCAAGCTTccgtcaaaaaaataaaaagaaaaggataATGTGAAGGTCATGTAAAAAACTAgaaataaaactgaaatattttagtgccaaacaaataaaaaaagtgTGACCAACTTCTTTTAGTCTTAATATCGCAACTCAAATGTCAAAACCAATCACGCAAAACTATAAAAACAATAATATTGATAAGCCGTGATCTTCACTTCAATGTGCCAATACTGTGATTTATTTGTGAATTTATCTCATATAATAACAAACAAATTAATACTAGTCGACAAAAATAGAAACACCTAGTTTCCCGCTTATACCCCGCTATCAATATGTTTATGTGTTCATATGACTTCATCAAATATTAATAGTATATGATAGTATATAAATCGATTATCAGTCTATCAGCATTTGTATGTCTCATATTGATtctataagtattttttttttaagtaaataGTGAATCTAATATTTGGGAGTAAATAGTGAAACAGGGCTAGACATAGGCATAGTTGATTGAAAAGGCGTGAAAGCATTGGTATGACTAAAGTTCGTAGTTCTCAGAGAATCTGTCAATTCAATTAGCGTACGGAGTACAGCCCTTCATTCCTTAATCACATTTAACTGTCACATCTTCCTAATTAAATACGTTGGTTTTTGACCCTATCAAATTAATTTCCACgtatttatacatatttttcCGATTTCATGCATCTCCCAAATTTATGCACACCCTATTTTCAGATATTAATCCGCacataatttttacaattgTACTCTTATAGCTTACACTATTTATCTACGATATATGTTTGATAGCGCTAGATaaagaaaaatagataaataatcatGTCTTATCTAAGTGTTTGATAGTAATATTGATTAACAAGAAGACCCGCATTAAATGAGAGGTCCGCTCTTATATCATtgttcaactttttttttatcaggaaaAAAGAGATTTATAAAGACAAAGGCTCCGGTACCAGAAGTACCGATAGCCCAAGAAAGAGTACAGCATGaggaaagcaaaaaaaaaaaaaaaaaaagagccaAAAAAACCAGGAGAACAGACGTCTCCACCCAAAAAGAACAAGACCCCAAGAGACAGATTACTCTAACATCTTTGCATCAGAAAACCAAGTTCTAAAATCAGTAGTGTGAGTCAACAGATTGTAAGCCATTTTCCATCCCCAAACTCTCGACTTGATTTCCGCCAACAATTTTTCCTGTTTCCAGGTGCCTTGATTAAACTTGCAATCATTCCTGCCTTTCCAAATATCATTGTTCAACTGGAAAATTTAATATCTCCTCCCCTctggtattatttatctaagttttatttatcaccttttatctcaatttatatatcaaacacacccttaaCAATATTTGtgcataattttcttttttgatatgtccccaaatttatgcatattatatttttggatactatcttatactccctccatcccgctattcaagtcctattttcctttttgggttgtcccaccgataatgtcccgtttcctaaaaatgaaataataaggGGATGCTTAACATTAAATGAGATCACTAATTATCACACTAATTTCAACTGCTACCTACCGGACTCCAACCCACCATTTAATTTTCTCCCAATTCTTCTCCATTTGAGTCCGCCGCAAGTCCGAAACCCTAaatctactctctctctctctctcgaatcgCGATCGGTGCTCTGCCTCTCCGATTCTCCGACGCTCCGTCGTCGACTTTCTTGGGTTTCAGCCGCCGCTCCTCTGCATTCGTCTCTCACCTTCAATTTCTCTCACCCATCTGAATCCCTTGTGATTTTACTCCGTCAATATCTGAAGCTCTCCCTCTCTCGCTTTCTATTTTGTCGCCTTTGGTCGAAATCTGATTGTTCTGAGGGATTTCACCGATTCCACCGATTCAATGCCGAAATCAAACGCAGAGAAGTCCGATTTCGCATGGATGGTTGAGTTGGAGACTTGGATCCAATTGTTGGTGATTGAAGATGGATGCAAAGGTTGGCGTCGCCGGGCTGAGATCCATGAAGGTAAAGTGATTTCGTCTACACCTAGTTCTTCCTCCGGTGATGTATCGGTTTCATCTGGAAACCCTATTTCTTACcctgattctttttttttctgtgtGAGGAAAACTGGCAACACAGGGATATGTCTGATGCTGTGTTGTTGATGTTGAAAAGCATGCTCCCTGATTTTTTTCTGGTGAGATCTACCCTAATCTTCATTTACAACTACTGGTGCTTTTAGATCTCGTGTGGGATTTGGTTTGGTTTAGGAAGTTGCATGTGGGATTTTGCAGTGTTAGTCATATGTGGTATGTGTGGTCTATTGGTCTGAAATGATGATTGATGCTCAACTTTATACGTCCCTACTTGGTTTGGTCCAATGATCTATGATTAAATGGCATTATTTTGACTATGAGTGCATCCTGATTCTTACTTGTTCCCCTGTTCTTACTGGCTTGTGTGGTCCAGTTGTTCTAGTTTATGTTTTGGGTGTGTGGTATTGTTTATGTGTGGATGTTGGTTAGGTGTGGTTGAATTGGTGTTATTGAGTGGCTGTTGATTGATGGTGTTATTGATTGATTGCTGAAACTGATGGTGTTGGGTGGCTGCTGTTGTTTGATTTGGTGTTATTGGTTTGGTTGCTGAAACTGATGGTGTTGGGTGGCTGCTGTTGTTTGATGTGGTGTTATTGGTTTGTGCAGTCAATCAAAGCATACATAGCATCACATTATAGCATTATAACATCCACATCATTTTAGCATCATTTACAAAATAGAAACCTTTCTACTGCAGTCTTGGAATATGCAGACTGCAATAACAACATtcatttaccaaaaaaaaaaaaaacctttaaTCACAGGTTGCATCTACAAAAAAGTTTAGCATCATTTACAAAAAGCATCCACCTTGCACTCCCATATCACATAACTtcagttgattgaatttgaagTTGATGCACCATCAACTCAACCTCATCTGTGCAACCTGCATTAACTCCCAAATTCTGCATTAGTGTATCACTAATTGACAATGCTTCATTGTCAATTAGGTAGGATATGCACTCCCTTACAAGTTCACTTGGAACTTGGAGATTCAAGGGCAGCATATCCTGCCTAATCAAAGCATCCTTCCCTAAATGAGGGATCTTATAGCTATTCCTCCCCTTCACTTTCAGAATTTCCACCATACAGCTTTGCAAGCTTAAGAAAACTTTATTTAAAGTAGTTGGGCTTAACTCATTGAATGAATTAATCACTGCATTCACTAGGCCATCCACATTTGTAGACATTGATTCAGTTTGGAGGCTTTGTATTGCCCTAAACCACCCCAAATCATTAATGTTTGTGTCTGGGGAGTTTGGTGGTTGATGCACCAAGTGAATATCAAAGCCATCAGCTGAAGCAACAGCCCTGAAATCAGGGtctgagtcttgaatgtgaggCCTAGCATTATCTTGCTGAATAAAGATGGTTTTGCTTGCATTGGCTGGCCACTTAGCTTTAATAGCAGGAATTATCTGTGTTTTTCCATCAAAAAAACAATGAAACTAACTCAGCATTCATTCTTAAATACCCACTGCATTACACCTTACAAAGTTGCTGCTATGCATAGAAACAGTCATATATACACAGTGCATTGCATGTCTCAAATCATCTAAGCATACATTGAAATAAATTGAACTTGGAACATGCTATTGTTACATTTAGGGCATATCTCATTCACCCTATATACCTGGTATATCAGGCAGTCTTTCACCACTTGTTTGGTGATGCTTTGAATTGGCTTCCACTCCATAGTGCCTGCAGCCCTGTTCTTATTGTTCTTTTTTGCTGGAACAAGTTCAGTGAATGGAAAAATTCCAATTTTTCCATCAAACAAGCACTCACCATTAGCCCCAAACACTGGCCTACATACAACACACATGAACATCACCTTGGTGATGAACTTCTTGTTCTTGCATGTCCTATGAGGTTCTATCTCTTCAGGAGTTAAGTAGAACCTTTGTGCACTTTTTGTGATGTagaaccatttctcatcaatGTGGACTGTGTTGTGCATGCTTTTAAATGTCAAACTCCTCATAATCCTAtcatattctagagcttctaagGAAAACCGTAGCCTAAGCAACTTGTTTGGAGCTGTGAGATCAGGTTTTATTGCATTCGAATGAGCCCTGATCAGTCCAGTTTTTGCCCATCTACCCACTGTGCTTTTACTGCATTTAACCCCACATGCAAGCTTTCTAATTGTTGATCTTTTTGACAAATCTAGGCTAGCAATTAACTGTAAATCCAGAGCTACAAGTTTTCTCCTTGGTCTCATTATTTTCTTACTCATCGAACTCATTACCTCACCATTTGCTCTTCGTTCTTTTGCAGCTGCCCAAGTACGACTGATCGTCCGCCGGCAGCAGCTCCATCTTTGAACAGCAGCAGTAATCTTCCCTCGAGATGGCTTTCCATTTTTGCTTCCTTCAAGCAGAAACTCGATGATGGCAACCCTCTCAAAGGAAGAAAGATCCTTCCTTCTAGCCATGTGGAGCAAAGTGTGGTGTTTTgagtgttttttgtttttgggagTTTAGTTTAGTGATAGTGTTGTCTGCCCTATTTATAAAGGGCATAGCAATCTGAAACAATTTGAAAATTGTGGGAAATTTGAATGTTGGCCAATTTTTAATGCTAAAgcttctttctttttcaactGCCGCCACTTTTTTGTCCATTGAATtgtgtttcaattttttaaagttaatgCACTCCAATTAGTTAGGCAGATTTTCGAAGGAAATTGTCAACTTATGcccattaatttttaatttaggcaggtaaaaatttcattaaacaagcataaaattaatataaataaaattacagattatataaaaataaattaaaaaaattaagtcttttaataataataaattagaaataattagttATTCCTTAAACACAAACTAAATCATGTGGACCACACTCTTAAATCATCTAATttgcttctccttaatctcctgtgccgaaaagaaatgagacttgaatagcgggacggagggagtacataattttcataattttactcttataacttacactatttaccTTCAGTATGGGAgcatttctccactatcaatactctAAATAATTGTTGGGAGAAGTAGCAAATAACCCCTTATCATACAACTCTCTAACATATTTACCTCCCTATCTTTTAATTTTGGGCTGTTCCTGACGGacacttaacaccgttaaatatttttatttttttattttttatttcttaaataATTTCCACTATAATATTTCTTAAGCAACATACACTTCTACAAATATTTCTACGCAAACCTcaactttaattaatactccatccgtcctgcGAATCTTCAATCAATTCTTTTCGGCatggaaattaagaaaatactccatccgtccgccaaaagtgtgacactttggttgggcacgagatttaataaaatttgtgatgatgttgatgtagtggagaaagggtcccaccactttatgagatgtgtggttgagattgaatttggagtgggtattttgtaaataaagagtgtttgtaaggataaaatataaaggtggatggtgggaccatgactttaaaaagaaagtggaatactccctccgtcccatgaagcatgacacacttcttttcggcacgggaattaagaaattggtattttgtgtgttaaatatggtaggtgaaaaagtgaaaatgtgaataaatggtaaattttttgccatttttagaaacgtgtcattcttcgtgggacagaccaaaaaggaaactgtgtcatgtttcgtgggacggagggagtactttttacatacgccaaatatagtaattgtgccatACTTTTAGCGGACGGAAGGagtagtatttagtgtgttaagtgtagtatgtaaaaaagtgaaaaaggtgaataaaggagaattttttgccatataaggaaatgactcaagattcgtgggacgaccaaCAAAGGAAAGtaactcaagattcgtgggacggagggagtaattaacaACCAccattaaatataaattcatatttttggGAAACAATCGACGAGtatgcaaaaaataaaatatacaagaAATTGCCGAGAATAGTAAACCTGGCACACTAGCCACAACTTCCTGTGATCTCATAtccataaacaaataaaatacacataataaaaattattgaattcTCACTTTTTCTAATCAAGGGTTTGTTGATAAAAACGAAGGCACGAAAACTTGTCTGCTTCTACAAAGCTTGAGATAACATTTTCGAGATTATATCAAACATTGATTAAGGTTGAGGTTTGCGTAGAAATATTTGTATTAGTGTATTTTGCTTAAGGAATATTACAGTGGGACCcatttaagaaataaaaaataaaaaaaataaaaaaatatttaacggtgttaagtgtccgttagAAATAGGGGGAATTGTGCACTCTTTATGAGATGTTGATGGGCTAACAGcccaaaatcaaaaaataaggAGGTAAATGTGTTAGAAAGTTGTATGATAGGGGACTATTTACTACTTCTCCAATAATtgtttattaaaatccgtgtc is a window encoding:
- the LOC130998404 gene encoding uncharacterized protein LOC130998404, whose translation is MARRKDLSSFERVAIIEFLLEGSKNGKPSRGKITAAVQRWSCCRRTISRTWAAAKERRANGEVMSSMSKKIMRPRRKLVALDLQLIASLDLSKRSTIRKLACGVKCSKSTVGRWAKTGLIRAHSNAIKPDLTAPNKLLRLRFSLEALEYDRIMRSLTFKSMHNTVHIDEKWFYITKSAQRFYLTPEEIEPHRTCKNKKFITKVMFMCVVCRPVFGANGECLFDGKIGIFPFTELVPAKKNNKNRAAGTMEWKPIQSITKQVVKDCLIYQIIPAIKAKWPANASKTIFIQQDNARPHIQDSDPDFRAVASADGFDIHLVHQPPNSPDTNINDLGWFRAIQSLQTESMSTNVDGLVNAVINSFNELSPTTLNKVFLSLQSCMVEILKVKGRNSYKIPHLGKDALIRQDMLPLNLQVPSELVRECISYLIDNEALSISDTLMQNLGVNAGCTDEVELMVHQLQIQSTEVM